Proteins from one Lacrimispora sphenoides genomic window:
- a CDS encoding pectinesterase family protein encodes MIHISKDGTGDFKSIGEALRSLPSDHTKEQVLYIHKGFYEEQITVTVPHVTFVGEDAESAILSYGLYARMTMEDGMKRGTFRTYSCLIDTHDFTAKNLTFENSAGIGTDVGQALALYADGDRLFFENCRFLGNQDTLFTGPLPPKEIEPNGFIGPKQHSPRINGRHYYKNCYLEGDIDFIFGSATAYFEGCTFFSKYTGMEISSYVTAASTPKGQEYGYVMENCRFESNCPADNAYLGRPWREYGKTVLINCFLDDHICKEGWHDWNKEAAHEHTFFGEYGSYGPGAVMEKRPDWIHRLTETDLKRFSKEAVLSGSDNWNP; translated from the coding sequence ATGATTCATATTTCAAAAGATGGTACAGGAGATTTTAAAAGCATTGGAGAGGCACTTCGTTCTCTTCCATCTGATCATACGAAGGAACAGGTCCTCTACATACACAAGGGATTTTATGAAGAGCAGATTACCGTAACGGTTCCTCACGTAACTTTTGTTGGGGAAGATGCAGAAAGCGCCATTCTCTCTTACGGCCTTTATGCCCGCATGACCATGGAGGATGGGATGAAGCGCGGCACCTTCCGCACCTATTCCTGCCTGATCGATACCCATGATTTTACCGCTAAGAATCTAACATTTGAAAACAGCGCGGGAATTGGTACCGATGTTGGACAGGCGTTGGCTCTTTATGCCGATGGAGACCGGTTGTTCTTTGAAAACTGCCGTTTCTTAGGAAACCAGGATACTCTTTTTACAGGTCCCCTTCCTCCAAAGGAAATCGAACCCAATGGTTTTATCGGACCGAAGCAGCATTCCCCCCGGATCAACGGACGGCACTATTATAAAAATTGTTACTTAGAAGGGGATATTGACTTTATTTTTGGTAGCGCAACCGCTTATTTTGAAGGCTGTACCTTCTTTTCCAAATATACGGGAATGGAGATCAGCAGCTATGTAACTGCCGCCTCCACTCCAAAGGGACAGGAATATGGCTATGTCATGGAAAATTGCCGCTTTGAAAGCAACTGCCCCGCTGACAACGCTTACCTTGGTCGTCCATGGAGAGAGTATGGAAAAACCGTGCTGATCAACTGCTTTCTGGATGACCATATCTGCAAAGAAGGCTGGCATGACTGGAACAAGGAAGCTGCCCATGAACATACCTTCTTCGGCGAATACGGCAGTTACGGCCCTGGTGCCGTGATGGAAAAACGACCGGACTGGATTCACCGGCTGACAGAAACTGATCTTAAAAGATTCTCAAAAGAAGCAGTTCTGTCCGGTTCGGACAACTGGAATCCATAA
- a CDS encoding cell wall hydrolase, with protein sequence MLTLRSILQQICQFFRGMSFKVTKRMYRSSAVFMAGAAIITVVAFTSAGFGSGGRNALTAFAETPESDDSTDNEDVKDETAKEETVTQEKAQIKLTEVRMQAQQLAGDFLEKDVIQKQEQAEESKAEIERINTKIAMEEEAKRQAEEAAKKAEEAKKAAEEAAKKAEKEKAAHSTSVTQDDYQVLLKIVQAEAGICDDKGKILVANVIINRVKNGKFPDTVKGVVYEPSQFSPVSNGSINSVKVTDDTKQCVDRALAGEDYSDGALYFMNRGGSRRGAISWFDSHLTYLFQHGNHEFFK encoded by the coding sequence ATGCTTACACTACGCTCTATCCTTCAGCAGATTTGTCAATTTTTCAGAGGGATGTCCTTTAAGGTCACAAAGCGGATGTATCGTTCTTCCGCAGTTTTTATGGCGGGTGCGGCAATTATTACTGTTGTGGCGTTTACCTCAGCAGGATTTGGAAGCGGCGGCAGAAATGCTTTAACAGCATTTGCGGAAACGCCGGAGTCAGATGACTCTACGGATAATGAAGATGTGAAAGATGAAACAGCGAAAGAAGAAACGGTTACCCAGGAAAAAGCCCAAATAAAACTTACGGAAGTCAGAATGCAGGCTCAACAGCTGGCCGGTGATTTCCTAGAGAAAGATGTGATCCAGAAACAGGAACAGGCGGAGGAGTCCAAGGCAGAGATTGAGCGAATCAATACGAAGATCGCCATGGAAGAAGAGGCTAAACGGCAGGCAGAAGAAGCAGCTAAAAAAGCGGAAGAAGCAAAGAAAGCGGCAGAAGAGGCAGCAAAGAAGGCAGAGAAAGAAAAGGCCGCCCATTCAACGTCTGTGACTCAGGACGATTATCAGGTCTTGTTAAAGATCGTGCAGGCGGAAGCCGGTATTTGCGATGACAAGGGTAAGATCCTTGTGGCCAATGTTATAATTAACCGCGTAAAGAACGGAAAATTTCCCGACACGGTGAAAGGAGTCGTTTATGAACCCTCCCAGTTTTCACCGGTATCAAACGGCAGTATTAATTCCGTAAAAGTGACAGATGATACGAAACAGTGTGTTGACCGTGCGCTGGCAGGAGAGGATTATTCCGACGGAGCCCTGTATTTTATGAATCGGGGAGGCTCCAGAAGAGGTGCTATCAGCTGGTTTGATTCCCATCTGACTTATCTGTTTCAGCATGGCAACCATGAATTTTTTAAATAA
- a CDS encoding YhcH/YjgK/YiaL family protein has translation MIFDSAKNLDFYRGLGVDGRYEKAVDFLKNTDLESLAPGKYEIDGKNVFANVTEYTTVPWEEAKYEAHHNYTDIQYVISGSETMTYARIDELNEKVPYNEEKDVVFYDNENPGLKVVVKAGEYMIFNPWDGHKPKAAAGEPALIKKVIVKIKEN, from the coding sequence ATGATTTTTGATTCAGCAAAAAACCTTGATTTTTACAGAGGCCTTGGAGTGGACGGAAGATACGAAAAGGCAGTTGATTTTCTTAAGAACACTGATTTAGAGAGCCTGGCGCCAGGCAAATATGAGATTGACGGCAAGAATGTTTTTGCGAATGTAACAGAGTATACAACGGTTCCCTGGGAGGAAGCCAAGTACGAAGCTCACCATAATTACACAGATATTCAATATGTGATATCCGGTTCTGAAACCATGACATATGCACGGATCGATGAACTGAATGAAAAGGTACCTTATAACGAAGAAAAAGATGTTGTATTTTACGACAATGAAAATCCAGGCTTAAAAGTAGTAGTAAAAGCTGGAGAATATATGATTTTCAATCCCTGGGATGGTCATAAGCCAAAAGCAGCTGCAGGTGAACCGGCTTTGATTAAAAAAGTGATTGTTAAGATCAAAGAGAACTAA
- the ilvN gene encoding acetolactate synthase small subunit, whose product MERIVLSLLVDNTSGVLSRVAGLFSRRGYNIESLTVGVTADERYSRMTVVSTGDQEILDQIEKQLRKLEDVRDIKELKPGYSVYRELILVKVHANAGQRQAICAIADIFRATIVDVGKDSVTVMLTGDQSKLDAVLNLLEDYEILELARTGLTGLSRGSDDIRYLP is encoded by the coding sequence ATGGAGAGAATCGTATTATCATTGTTGGTTGATAACACCTCCGGCGTTTTGAGCCGTGTAGCCGGACTGTTCAGCCGCCGTGGCTATAATATTGAAAGCCTTACGGTGGGTGTGACTGCGGATGAGAGATATTCCAGAATGACGGTAGTGTCCACAGGCGATCAGGAGATTTTAGACCAAATTGAAAAACAGCTGAGAAAGCTGGAAGATGTCAGGGATATCAAAGAATTAAAGCCAGGCTATTCTGTTTACAGGGAGCTTATTCTGGTCAAGGTACATGCGAATGCCGGCCAGCGTCAGGCGATTTGTGCCATAGCTGATATTTTTAGAGCTACCATTGTTGATGTTGGCAAAGATTCCGTAACCGTCATGCTTACAGGAGATCAGTCCAAGCTTGATGCAGTTCTTAACCTGCTTGAAGATTACGAAATTTTAGAGCTTGCCAGAACTGGTCTCACAGGACTTTCCAGAGGCTCTGACGATATTCGGTATCTGCCTTAG
- a CDS encoding cation diffusion facilitator family transporter has translation MEPIFKRKKERNSIGIAMHVSMVTIVINLLLSVFKLTAGILANSGAMISDAVHSASDVLSTVVVMIGVNIAGKKSDKEHPYGHDRMECVAAIILSAMLMATGIAIGINGVKKIAAGNGEGAVIPGLLALFAAVLSIAVKEWMYWYTRAAAKKINSAAVMADAWHHRSDALSSVGAMIGIAGARLGYPVLDPVASVVICLFIGKAAVDVFRDAMDKMVDKACDDETIQKMKESALAVMGVKQIDDIRTRMFGAKVYVDIEIAAKGNLFLVDSHEIAENVHLSIEKHFPDVKHCMVHVNPLPEPEDQENDRECL, from the coding sequence ATGGAACCGATTTTTAAAAGGAAAAAAGAAAGGAACTCAATAGGCATTGCCATGCATGTATCAATGGTCACCATTGTGATCAATCTGCTCCTTTCAGTATTTAAGCTGACTGCAGGTATCCTGGCAAATTCCGGAGCCATGATTTCTGATGCGGTACATTCGGCATCTGATGTATTGAGTACAGTTGTCGTCATGATAGGAGTAAACATAGCCGGTAAAAAGTCAGATAAAGAGCATCCTTACGGTCATGACCGCATGGAATGCGTGGCTGCTATCATCCTGTCTGCCATGCTTATGGCTACAGGAATTGCAATTGGCATAAACGGGGTCAAAAAGATCGCGGCGGGAAACGGAGAGGGAGCAGTTATTCCTGGGCTGTTAGCGCTATTTGCTGCTGTATTGTCCATTGCTGTAAAAGAGTGGATGTATTGGTACACAAGGGCGGCAGCAAAAAAAATAAATTCAGCAGCTGTCATGGCTGATGCATGGCATCATCGTTCTGATGCGCTGTCTTCTGTAGGAGCCATGATAGGCATTGCCGGAGCAAGACTTGGCTATCCGGTTCTGGATCCGGTGGCCAGTGTGGTGATCTGTTTGTTTATCGGCAAGGCGGCAGTTGACGTCTTTCGGGATGCTATGGATAAGATGGTGGATAAAGCCTGTGATGATGAAACGATCCAGAAGATGAAGGAATCCGCCTTGGCGGTAATGGGAGTGAAACAGATTGATGATATCAGGACCAGGATGTTCGGGGCCAAGGTGTATGTGGACATTGAGATAGCGGCTAAGGGAAATCTGTTTCTTGTGGATTCCCATGAAATCGCTGAGAACGTACATTTATCCATTGAAAAACATTTTCCTGATGTAAAACACTGCATGGTACATGTAAATCCATTGCCTGAACCGGAAGATCAAGAAAATGACCGGGAGTGCCTGTAG
- the ilvC gene encoding ketol-acid reductoisomerase, which produces MAKIYYQEDCNLSLLEGKTIAVIGYGSQGHAHALNLKESGCNVVVGLYEGSSSWAKAEAQGLTVYTAAEAAKKADIIMILINDEKQAAMYKESVEPNLKDGDMLMFAHGFAVHFGQIVPPKNVDVTMIAPKAPGHTVRNEYLVGRGTPCLVAVHQDYTGKAKDKALAYALALGGARAGVLETTFKDETETDLFGEQAVLCGGVCALMKAGFETLVEAGYAPENAYFECIHEMKLIVDLIFESGFAGMRYSVSNTAEYGDYITGPKIVTDETKKAMKQVLTDIQNGNFAKDWLLENQVGCAHFNAVRKKEASHQLEKVGSELRKLYSWNDGGKLIDN; this is translated from the coding sequence ATGGCAAAGATTTACTATCAGGAAGATTGCAACTTATCCTTATTGGAGGGTAAGACCATTGCAGTTATTGGATACGGCAGCCAGGGCCATGCCCATGCACTTAATTTAAAGGAGTCTGGATGCAATGTCGTTGTAGGACTTTATGAGGGAAGCAGTTCCTGGGCAAAGGCAGAGGCGCAGGGTTTAACCGTTTATACAGCAGCAGAAGCTGCAAAGAAGGCTGACATCATTATGATCTTAATCAATGATGAGAAGCAGGCTGCTATGTACAAGGAATCTGTAGAGCCTAATTTAAAGGATGGGGACATGCTGATGTTTGCCCATGGTTTTGCCGTTCATTTTGGACAGATCGTTCCTCCTAAGAATGTTGATGTTACCATGATCGCACCAAAGGCTCCCGGCCATACCGTAAGAAATGAATATCTGGTAGGCAGAGGAACCCCATGTCTGGTCGCTGTTCATCAGGATTATACAGGCAAGGCAAAGGACAAGGCTTTAGCTTATGCATTGGCCCTGGGCGGAGCAAGAGCCGGCGTACTGGAGACAACCTTTAAGGATGAGACAGAAACAGACCTTTTTGGCGAGCAGGCTGTATTATGCGGAGGCGTATGCGCTCTGATGAAGGCAGGCTTTGAAACTTTAGTAGAAGCAGGATATGCTCCAGAGAATGCTTATTTTGAATGTATTCACGAGATGAAGCTGATCGTAGACCTGATTTTTGAAAGCGGCTTTGCAGGCATGAGATATTCTGTTTCCAATACTGCTGAATACGGTGATTACATCACAGGACCAAAGATCGTTACCGATGAGACCAAGAAGGCGATGAAGCAGGTTCTTACCGATATTCAGAATGGAAACTTTGCAAAGGACTGGCTGCTTGAGAACCAGGTAGGATGCGCTCACTTTAATGCGGTTAGAAAGAAAGAAGCTTCCCACCAGTTAGAAAAGGTAGGCAGCGAGCTCCGCAAGCTTTACAGCTGGAACGACGGCGGAAAGCTGATTGATAACTAA
- a CDS encoding phosphoenolpyruvate carboxykinase (ATP): MSTKAYYPINEIGKGQPGFATTRSIIEAPFYGNNVIKVTTLREAYELAKNSPGTVVTDMPVYRGEEFGLDKDAKVLLFNDGAITGRYATARRIAGEPGVNCGALDKVVMDAVYETRWKTMYHAEVYAGLDPEFMVKVHLLIPEGEENILYNWMLNFQYMSDEYAKMYKASKPVGDGKEADIYIFSDPQWNGSDRPGVDLSCLSDPKCLCYFNTDQNCAAILGMRYFGEHKKGTLTMVWALANRNGYASCHGGQKEYNLTDGSKYVASVFGLSGSGKSTITHAKHGGKYDVTVLHDDAFIINTDTCSSVAIEPTYFDKTQDYPTGCDDNKYLLTAQNCSCTLDEDGKIQLVTEDVRNGNGRAIKSKLWSPNRVDKIEAPVNAIFWIMKDPTIPPVVKLKGASLASVMGATLATKRSTAERLAPGADPNALVVVPYANPFRTYPLANDYEKFKKLVEEKNVDCYIINTGDFMGKKVQPKDTLGILEAIVDKTAQFKQWGPFSDIEIFEWEGFVPDLHDATYAEQLKARMEDRVKFVSNIATVKEGYDKLPDDALAALQKIVDELK, encoded by the coding sequence ATGTCAACAAAAGCATATTATCCAATTAATGAAATTGGAAAAGGCCAACCAGGTTTTGCAACTACGCGTTCGATCATTGAAGCTCCGTTTTATGGAAACAACGTAATTAAGGTTACTACACTTAGAGAGGCATATGAACTGGCGAAGAATTCACCAGGAACCGTGGTAACGGACATGCCTGTATACAGGGGAGAGGAATTTGGCCTTGATAAAGATGCCAAGGTTCTCTTATTTAATGATGGTGCGATTACCGGACGTTATGCGACTGCAAGAAGAATCGCAGGAGAACCCGGTGTAAATTGCGGCGCTCTTGACAAAGTTGTTATGGACGCAGTTTATGAAACCCGTTGGAAAACAATGTATCATGCAGAGGTTTATGCCGGACTTGATCCTGAATTCATGGTGAAGGTACATCTCCTTATTCCGGAAGGCGAAGAAAATATTCTGTATAACTGGATGCTGAACTTCCAGTATATGTCTGATGAGTATGCGAAAATGTATAAAGCTTCTAAACCAGTCGGCGATGGAAAAGAAGCAGACATTTATATCTTCTCTGATCCTCAGTGGAATGGTTCCGACCGTCCTGGAGTAGATCTGTCCTGTTTAAGCGATCCAAAATGTTTATGCTACTTTAATACGGACCAGAACTGTGCGGCAATCCTGGGTATGAGATACTTTGGAGAGCACAAAAAAGGCACCCTTACTATGGTTTGGGCTCTTGCTAACCGCAACGGATATGCTTCCTGCCATGGCGGACAGAAAGAATACAACTTAACCGATGGTTCCAAATATGTTGCATCTGTATTTGGTTTATCCGGCTCAGGTAAATCCACCATTACCCATGCAAAACATGGCGGAAAATATGATGTTACCGTTCTCCATGACGATGCATTCATTATCAATACCGACACCTGCTCATCTGTGGCAATAGAGCCTACATACTTTGATAAAACACAGGATTACCCGACTGGCTGTGATGATAATAAATATCTCTTAACTGCCCAGAACTGCTCCTGTACCTTAGACGAAGACGGAAAGATCCAGCTGGTAACAGAGGACGTCAGAAACGGCAATGGACGTGCCATCAAATCAAAACTGTGGTCTCCTAACCGTGTGGATAAGATCGAAGCACCGGTCAATGCGATTTTCTGGATCATGAAGGATCCTACCATTCCGCCGGTAGTAAAATTAAAAGGCGCTTCCCTGGCATCTGTTATGGGTGCAACTCTTGCAACAAAGAGATCAACAGCGGAAAGACTGGCACCGGGAGCTGATCCCAATGCTCTGGTGGTTGTGCCTTATGCCAACCCATTCAGAACCTATCCTCTGGCCAATGACTATGAGAAATTTAAAAAACTGGTAGAAGAGAAGAACGTAGATTGCTATATCATCAACACCGGTGATTTCATGGGCAAGAAGGTTCAGCCAAAGGATACCTTAGGCATCCTGGAAGCCATTGTGGATAAGACTGCCCAGTTCAAACAGTGGGGACCTTTCTCAGATATCGAAATCTTTGAGTGGGAAGGATTTGTTCCGGATCTTCATGATGCCACTTATGCGGAGCAGTTAAAGGCCCGTATGGAAGACCGGGTGAAATTCGTTTCCAATATCGCCACGGTTAAGGAAGGTTATGACAAGCTTCCGGATGATGCTTTGGCAGCACTTCAGAAAATTGTTGATGAATTAAAGTAA
- the ybaK gene encoding Cys-tRNA(Pro) deacylase has protein sequence MVKTNAMRMLDKAKVEYTTREYEVDEQDLSGSHAADMMGADHGSVFKTLVLKGEKIGYLVCCIPVDGELDLKKVAKAAGDKKVEMIPMKDLQGITGYIRGGCSPVGMKKQFPTFVEETARSYEEIVVSGGLRGQQIVISPQALVAFIKGSFAPLTHN, from the coding sequence ATGGTAAAGACAAATGCAATGAGAATGCTTGACAAGGCAAAGGTTGAGTATACCACCAGGGAATATGAAGTGGACGAGCAGGACCTTTCCGGCAGCCATGCGGCGGATATGATGGGGGCGGATCATGGGAGCGTATTTAAAACTCTTGTATTAAAAGGAGAAAAAATAGGATATCTGGTCTGCTGCATTCCGGTTGATGGGGAACTGGATTTAAAAAAAGTGGCGAAGGCTGCCGGAGATAAGAAGGTAGAGATGATTCCTATGAAGGATTTGCAGGGAATCACAGGATATATACGCGGAGGCTGTTCTCCTGTCGGCATGAAAAAACAATTTCCTACATTTGTCGAAGAAACGGCCCGCTCTTATGAGGAAATTGTCGTCAGCGGAGGCTTAAGAGGACAGCAAATCGTCATTTCTCCCCAAGCCCTTGTTGCGTTTATAAAGGGCAGTTTTGCCCCTCTTACCCACAATTAG
- a CDS encoding HAD family hydrolase produces the protein MNKEYLLFDLDGTLTDPKEGITKSVQYSLRHFGIEVENLDELCCFIGPPLKDSFMEYYGFSEEQAKKAIDIYREYFSEKGLYENKAYEGVLDVLQSLLKAGKKLYVASSKPEVFVRMILKHFELDSCFLFMGGANMDETRVKKADVIRYVLKECGITDLNKTVMIGDRKHDVLGAKEIGIASVGVLYGYGSRQELTEAGADVLAETIFDLQNLL, from the coding sequence ATGAATAAAGAATATTTGTTGTTTGATTTAGATGGAACCCTTACGGACCCCAAAGAGGGCATAACGAAGTCTGTCCAGTATAGCCTCCGGCATTTTGGGATTGAGGTGGAGAATTTAGATGAGCTTTGCTGCTTTATCGGGCCGCCTTTAAAGGACAGCTTCATGGAGTATTATGGCTTTAGCGAGGAACAGGCAAAAAAGGCCATTGATATTTACCGGGAATATTTTTCGGAAAAAGGATTGTATGAAAATAAAGCCTATGAGGGAGTTTTGGATGTTCTGCAGTCCCTTCTTAAGGCAGGGAAAAAGCTTTATGTTGCTTCCTCTAAGCCGGAAGTGTTTGTCCGGATGATCCTTAAACATTTTGAGTTGGATTCCTGCTTTTTATTTATGGGAGGTGCCAACATGGATGAAACCAGGGTAAAAAAAGCAGATGTGATCCGTTATGTTTTAAAAGAATGCGGAATTACCGATCTGAACAAGACGGTGATGATCGGAGACAGGAAGCATGATGTTCTGGGGGCAAAAGAAATCGGAATAGCATCGGTAGGGGTGTTGTACGGCTATGGAAGCAGGCAGGAACTTACAGAAGCCGGAGCGGATGTTCTGGCAGAAACAATTTTTGATTTGCAGAATCTATTATAG
- a CDS encoding HPr family phosphocarrier protein, with protein sequence MKKVEIGFWGVESILEFVSIAGACKEKINLACGERTVNAKSLLSVLSLATAEGLELIIQEDSSDSLLRLLELYVEHGRLLGSKHIAV encoded by the coding sequence ATGAAAAAGGTGGAGATCGGATTCTGGGGAGTTGAGTCCATCCTGGAATTTGTCTCAATTGCGGGAGCGTGTAAAGAAAAAATAAATTTGGCCTGCGGAGAAAGAACGGTAAACGCAAAATCGTTGCTTTCGGTGCTGTCTTTGGCCACTGCGGAAGGGTTGGAACTGATCATTCAAGAAGACTCCAGCGACTCTCTTTTAAGACTTCTGGAACTGTATGTAGAGCATGGAAGACTGCTTGGCAGCAAACATATTGCTGTCTGA
- the leuD gene encoding 3-isopropylmalate dehydratase small subunit codes for MKACGSVFKYGDNVDTDVIIPARYLNITDGNELAKHCMEDIDKDFITNVKNGDIIVANKNFGCGSSREHAPLVIKCAGISCVIAETFARIFYRNAINIGLPIIECPEAARAIQAGDEVMVDFDSGIITNKTTGESFEGQAFPPFMQEIISAGGLFPYINKKK; via the coding sequence ATGAAGGCATGTGGATCTGTTTTTAAATATGGAGATAATGTGGACACGGATGTTATCATTCCGGCAAGATATTTGAATATTACAGATGGGAATGAGCTGGCTAAGCACTGTATGGAGGATATTGACAAGGATTTTATAACCAATGTAAAAAATGGAGACATTATTGTCGCAAATAAAAACTTTGGATGCGGTTCTTCCAGAGAGCATGCGCCCCTTGTCATCAAGTGTGCCGGAATAAGCTGCGTGATTGCCGAAACTTTTGCCAGGATTTTCTACCGGAATGCAATTAATATCGGCCTTCCTATTATAGAATGTCCGGAAGCTGCCAGAGCCATTCAGGCAGGAGATGAGGTTATGGTTGATTTTGACAGCGGCATTATCACCAATAAAACTACCGGTGAATCCTTTGAGGGGCAGGCGTTTCCTCCCTTTATGCAGGAGATCATTTCAGCGGGAGGGTTATTCCCCTATATTAATAAGAAGAAATAG
- a CDS encoding LysR family transcriptional regulator — MDHNLSQYKIFYEVAKAGNISRAAKELYISQPAISKSISKLEDSLEVTLFTRNSRGVQLTEEGKLLYNHTKAAFEELNRGELELKRVKDFNIGHLKIGVSNTLCKYILLPYLKGFIEKYPHIKISIESQSTSHTITMLEQQRIDLGLIAEPSNRRPLLFQPVMDVQDIFVATKSYLDNLYLREGPDTDFFQTGNILLLDKNNMTRKYIDEYMKENQIVPNQLLEVTTMDLLIEFAKIGLGIGCVIKEFVQEELDRGDLVEIPMETAIKKRTVGFGYNPNGLSTAMENFFDAMRGAGSLLK; from the coding sequence ATGGATCATAACCTTTCCCAATATAAGATATTTTATGAAGTTGCCAAAGCCGGAAATATCTCAAGAGCGGCCAAAGAACTTTATATCAGCCAGCCTGCCATCAGTAAATCCATCAGCAAGCTGGAAGACAGCCTGGAGGTAACCTTATTTACGAGAAATTCAAGAGGCGTCCAGCTTACCGAAGAAGGAAAGCTTCTATATAATCATACAAAAGCGGCCTTTGAAGAATTAAACCGCGGGGAACTGGAACTGAAGCGGGTGAAGGATTTTAATATCGGACACTTGAAAATAGGTGTCAGCAATACTCTTTGCAAATATATTCTTCTTCCTTATTTAAAGGGATTCATTGAGAAGTATCCTCATATTAAGATTTCCATTGAAAGCCAGTCCACTTCCCATACGATCACTATGTTGGAACAACAGCGGATTGATCTGGGTCTGATTGCAGAGCCAAGCAACCGGCGCCCTCTTTTGTTTCAACCGGTTATGGACGTCCAGGATATTTTCGTGGCTACAAAATCTTATCTGGATAACCTGTATTTAAGAGAAGGACCGGATACGGATTTCTTTCAGACAGGGAATATCCTTCTTTTGGATAAGAACAACATGACCAGAAAGTATATTGACGAATATATGAAAGAAAATCAGATTGTGCCAAATCAGCTTTTGGAGGTCACTACCATGGATCTGCTGATCGAATTTGCCAAAATCGGACTAGGGATCGGATGTGTGATCAAAGAATTTGTCCAGGAGGAACTGGACCGGGGGGATTTGGTTGAGATTCCCATGGAAACAGCGATTAAAAAGAGAACCGTTGGATTCGGTTATAATCCCAATGGATTATCCACGGCTATGGAGAACTTTTTTGATGCCATGAGAGGGGCCGGATCATTGCTCAAGTAA
- the leuC gene encoding 3-isopropylmalate dehydratase large subunit: protein MGMTMTQKILAAHAGLSKVKAGQLIEAELDLVLGNDITSPVAIKEMEKFDKDTIFHKDKIALVMDHFIPNKDIKSAENCKCCRDFAGKHEITNYFDVGQMGIEHALLPEKGLVVAGDAVIGADSHTCTYGALGAFSTGVGSTDMAAGMVTGKAWFKVPTAIKFELVGKPSKWVSGKDVILHIIGMIGVDGALYKSMEFSGEGIRNLSMDDRFTICNMAIEAGGKNGIFPVDDLAIQYIKDHSKRDYKIYEADEDAEYEAVYTIDLSKLEPTVSFPHLPENTRTIGTFGEIKVDQSVIGSCTNGRLDDMRIAAAVMKGHKVAKNVRCIVIPATQEIYLQSMREGLLEIFIEAGAVVSTPTCGPCLGGYMGILAAGERCISTTNRNFVGRMGHVESEVYLSNPAVAAASAITGHICAPDELGL from the coding sequence ATGGGAATGACGATGACCCAGAAAATATTGGCAGCCCATGCAGGGCTTTCCAAGGTAAAGGCAGGCCAGCTGATCGAAGCGGAACTGGATCTGGTATTGGGGAATGATATCACATCTCCGGTTGCCATTAAGGAAATGGAGAAATTTGATAAAGATACGATCTTTCATAAAGATAAGATTGCCCTGGTCATGGACCACTTTATTCCAAATAAGGATATTAAATCCGCGGAAAACTGTAAATGCTGCCGTGATTTTGCCGGCAAACACGAAATTACCAATTATTTCGATGTAGGACAGATGGGAATCGAACATGCCCTTCTTCCGGAAAAGGGGCTGGTGGTTGCAGGAGATGCAGTCATTGGAGCGGATTCCCATACATGTACCTATGGAGCACTGGGAGCTTTTTCCACCGGTGTGGGCAGTACGGATATGGCGGCAGGCATGGTAACTGGAAAAGCCTGGTTCAAGGTACCGACCGCAATTAAGTTTGAACTGGTGGGGAAACCCTCCAAATGGGTCAGCGGCAAGGATGTTATTTTGCATATCATAGGCATGATCGGAGTAGACGGTGCTTTATATAAGTCGATGGAATTTTCCGGAGAGGGTATCAGGAATCTATCCATGGATGACCGTTTTACTATTTGCAACATGGCCATAGAGGCCGGCGGAAAGAACGGTATTTTCCCGGTGGATGACCTTGCCATCCAGTACATAAAGGATCATTCAAAGCGTGATTACAAAATCTATGAGGCGGATGAGGATGCAGAATATGAGGCGGTTTATACCATTGACTTATCCAAATTAGAGCCAACGGTTTCTTTCCCCCACCTTCCTGAAAATACCAGGACCATCGGCACGTTTGGTGAGATTAAAGTGGATCAGTCGGTAATCGGCTCCTGTACCAACGGCCGGCTTGACGATATGCGCATAGCAGCCGCTGTCATGAAAGGACATAAAGTGGCAAAAAATGTGCGCTGCATCGTGATTCCAGCTACCCAGGAAATCTATTTGCAGTCCATGAGAGAGGGGCTTTTAGAAATCTTTATTGAAGCCGGAGCTGTAGTCAGCACACCAACCTGCGGTCCGTGCCTTGGTGGCTATATGGGTATTCTGGCGGCAGGAGAACGCTGCATCTCTACCACCAACCGTAATTTTGTAGGTCGGATGGGTCATGTGGAATCAGAGGTATATTTATCCAACCCTGCAGTGGCTGCTGCAAGTGCGATTACCGGCCATATATGTGCGCCGGATGAACTGGGATTATAG